TGCAGCTCGGCCACCCCGGTGGCGTCGTCGAGGAGGATCTGCAGGGTGCGTCGGTCCATGGCCGCACAGTCTGCCGTCACAGCGCGACCAGATCCGGCAGCCGGCGTTCCTCCACCAGTCGCGCGCCCACCTCGACGCGCAGCGCGGCGGTGCCGCCGAGCAACGGCTCCAGTAGCAATGCGCGGCGCAGGTACCAGTGAAACTCGTGTTCCCAGCTGAACCCCATGCCGCCGAGCAGTTGCTGCACGTGCTCGCGGGCCGTGCGCACGTAGCGCACCGCGTGCGCCTTGGCCAACGTCGCGGCCAACGGATCGGCGTCGTTGAAGGACGCCGCCAACGCCAGGTCGGCCACCTCACCGGCCAGCCGGACGTCGGCCAGCTTGTGCCGCACCACCTGGAACGCGGCCAGCTTGCGGCCGAACACCACCCGGCTGCCGGTGTGCTCCACCGCGAGGCTCAGCATGCGGTCGGCGATGCCGAGCAGTTCCGCGGCCAGCGCGCGCC
The genomic region above belongs to Sporichthyaceae bacterium and contains:
- a CDS encoding acyl-CoA dehydrogenase family protein, which gives rise to LQGTKLTAATLLDAVMLAELSQLAGLADGPDRVALPMPPRSRPELVRAGRVYVDALLTGPVEAGASVAVATDAGVIAVPAAVLDQRTDPGLDPHRAWTRCSGEVEIGEPITDGAAWSRALAAGRRALAAELLGIADRMLSLAVEHTGSRVVFGRKLAAFQVVRHKLADVRLAGEVADLALAASFNDADPLAATLAKAHAVRYVRTAREHVQQLLGGMGFSWEHEFHWYLRRALLLEPLLGGTAALRVEVGARLVEERRLPDLVAL